From the Paenibacillus sp. R14(2021) genome, the window TGTAAGCTCCTCTCTTCCGTGCAATCCAAAACACGACGTTAATTCGCTGATGCCCAATCAAATTTGTGCGGTACGCGATGCTCGTCGCCATAGCCGTCTGTTTCCCGTTCGGAAGCAAGCGCCTCCGTGGGACAAGCGACAACGCATTTCAAGCAGCCTTTGCAATATTGATAATCGATGCCCTGCAGGAACATCTGCGGACGCCCTTTCTTATCCGGCTGTTCTTCCCACACGAAGCAGAAGTCCGGACAAGCCGTGTCGCAGGCAGCGCAGTGGATGCATTTCTCCTCGTCGAAATGCGGCATCATCCCTTGCCGGCTGATAGACAGATCCTTCAGCACGCTGTTGCCGGGATTAACGATCATGCCGCCGATCGGCTGCGTCAAATAGCCTAGCGACGGAACATCCCAGCGCGCCGGCTGCGGCATCGCAATGCCTTCCGGCAGCCCGAAGGTCTGGAATTGGACTTCGTCATAACCGCGCTGGAACGTGCGAAGGGCGGGTTCGACCGCCTGCGGATATTTCTTCTCCAGCGATTTGCGGATAATGCCTTTCATATGCTCGAAATCCAGGAAGTCGCAGAGCCGGAACAAGCCGCCAAGCATAGCCATGTTGACACGATTGTTTTCTTCAAGTGAAATCCCTGTTGCATCGACGACGGCAAGTGTACCAGCGGCGAGATTCATTTTCTCCTTCAGCTGCTCCGGAGTTTTGGAGGAATTAACCAATACAACGCTGTCTTCATAAATCCCGCTGATGACATTGACGGTTTTGGATAAATTCTCGTGAAACACGCCGACGATATGGGGACGCTCGACCGGTGTCGTATCACGGATATTCGTCTCCAAATCGCAGAACCGAATATGCGCCTTAACCGGCGACCCTTTCTTCTCCGAACCGTAAGAGGAGAAGCTTACCCCGTTGAAACCGCTTCCAACTACACCCGCTTCAGCTAACATTTTTCCCGCGAGGTTGGCACCGAGACCGCCGATCGATTCCAGTCGAATTTCAAAGAATCCAAGATCATTCTGCTTTGGAAGTAATGCCATTTGCTCCACTCCCTTCCCGAATTAACTGAATACTTTTTATATTCACAACTGTCAGTATATCATCATAAATTTGGGGCGAATAGCATTTATTTTCCAAGCAGCACCGAGGAAACAGTAATACAGCCAATTGTCCATCCTGCTGTGTTAGTACAGCTCGTCCGCCAATTAGAAACAAGGCTGGAACAGATTTCCTCCACCTTGCCAGCCGCGATGCTACGGCTTCAGAAATCGCCGCTGGTGCTGCCTTAGCTCGCGCCATCCGATTTGAATGATGCCTTCACTTCGAAGCACGTCCTTGACCTCCTGATCACGGAATATATCCAGTTCCATGCCCCGCCTAAGCGGTTCTCCATGAAAGGAAAGCAGCTCGTCAGTGATGCAGGACGGATGAATGATCACTTCCGATACGCCCGGTCTGAGCCTCTTAATAAGCGCGATCATCTGCGCCTTGAACTGGGCGTACGTTTCCAGCGGAGCCGCGTGGAAGGGCAGCGCCACCAGATAATCCAGTATAACAACACCTCTTCGCTCCGCTTCCTCAGCGTGCTTCAACGCCTGGCCGGCGAGTTCGGGCGGCGCTGGAATGCCGCTCTCGAGGAGCAGGTAGCGCGGAAGTCTGAACGGAAGGCCATATTTGGCGCATACCTCGAACACCTCCGACAGAAAATCGTGCCCT encodes:
- a CDS encoding 2-oxoacid:acceptor oxidoreductase family protein: MALLPKQNDLGFFEIRLESIGGLGANLAGKMLAEAGVVGSGFNGVSFSSYGSEKKGSPVKAHIRFCDLETNIRDTTPVERPHIVGVFHENLSKTVNVISGIYEDSVVLVNSSKTPEQLKEKMNLAAGTLAVVDATGISLEENNRVNMAMLGGLFRLCDFLDFEHMKGIIRKSLEKKYPQAVEPALRTFQRGYDEVQFQTFGLPEGIAMPQPARWDVPSLGYLTQPIGGMIVNPGNSVLKDLSISRQGMMPHFDEEKCIHCAACDTACPDFCFVWEEQPDKKGRPQMFLQGIDYQYCKGCLKCVVACPTEALASERETDGYGDEHRVPHKFDWASAN
- a CDS encoding polysaccharide deacetylase family protein, which encodes MKSTAEQLGYGPKDRLLIINADDYGLCHSTNMGIQRLLEERTVSSATIMMPCGWSREAAQWSASRPHLDVGVHFTFTSEWDAMKWGPVYRGGSTLSLVTPEGYFHKEAKSFERRADAQQVKQELLAQVEMALQLGIQLTHADNHMGSLYGLQTGHDFLSEVFEVCAKYGLPFRLPRYLLLESGIPAPPELAGQALKHAEEAERRGVVILDYLVALPFHAAPLETYAQFKAQMIALIKRLRPGVSEVIIHPSCITDELLSFHGEPLRRGMELDIFRDQEVKDVLRSEGIIQIGWRELRQHQRRFLKP